A genomic window from Sanguibacter antarcticus includes:
- a CDS encoding PspA/IM30 family protein: MAEKQGIFGRVAQLAKANINALLDNAEDPQKMLDQLVRDYTNNIAEAEDAVALTIGNLRLAEQDYNADVAAVQEWGGKAVAASQRADQYRTAGNAGDADKFDNLAKVALQRQIDAETEVRQAEPFITSQRETVEKLKTGLMQMKEKLSQLKSRRDNLVARAKTAEAQQTVQGAISSINVLDPTSEISRFEEKVRREEAKALGQAEVAASSLDAQFEELESSGAQIEIEARLAALKHGSTAAAPQVSPTPVTPEITQH; encoded by the coding sequence ATGGCAGAGAAGCAGGGCATCTTCGGTCGGGTCGCACAGCTCGCCAAGGCGAACATCAACGCGCTCCTCGACAACGCCGAGGATCCGCAGAAGATGTTGGACCAGCTCGTGCGTGACTACACGAACAACATCGCCGAGGCCGAGGACGCCGTCGCGCTGACGATCGGCAACCTGCGTCTGGCGGAGCAGGACTACAACGCCGACGTCGCCGCTGTCCAAGAGTGGGGTGGCAAGGCCGTCGCAGCGTCGCAGCGTGCCGACCAGTACCGCACCGCCGGCAACGCGGGCGACGCCGACAAGTTCGACAACCTCGCGAAGGTCGCTCTGCAGCGGCAGATCGACGCAGAGACAGAGGTGCGTCAGGCGGAGCCGTTCATCACGTCGCAGCGCGAGACTGTCGAGAAGCTCAAGACCGGCCTCATGCAGATGAAGGAGAAGCTCTCCCAGCTCAAGTCGCGCCGCGACAACCTCGTGGCGCGAGCGAAGACGGCCGAGGCGCAGCAGACCGTCCAGGGAGCGATCAGCTCGATCAACGTGCTCGACCCGACGAGCGAGATCTCTCGCTTCGAGGAGAAGGTGCGGCGCGAGGAGGCGAAGGCGCTCGGTCAGGCCGAGGTCGCTGCGTCGTCGCTCGACGCCCAGTTCGAGGAGCTCGAGTCCTCGGGTGCGCAGATCGAGATCGAGGCACGTCTGGCCGCGCTGAAGCACGGCAGCACCGCTGCCGCGCCGCAGGTGAGCCCCACTCCGGTGACGCCCGAGATCACCCAGCACTGA
- a CDS encoding energy-coupling factor ABC transporter permease, protein MHVPDHMIDDPTSVATATVACATLAYAAYRSRTELTRRTIATTAATGALVFALQMVSYPVSTGTSGHLMGGVLAAALVGPWLGMMSVTLVLVVQATLFADGGITALGTNTLLMAVIGTAAGWAVTRGVQRALGGRLADTRYAPLAGGVGALVSVPASALAFVALFAFGGTATVPLGELTASMRSVHALIGLGEGLITALVLALVLAVAPGVARIDARRQSAAALVHAPVGRAVGALSGIAAVSAVVLSSFAAAAPDGLEATAAELGFLDVAGPHALAALPLADYGATSGSPVGVAGLLGTVMVAALSTVLLAAVRERVAAPVTVRSGSDARAR, encoded by the coding sequence ATGCACGTTCCTGACCACATGATCGACGACCCGACGTCGGTCGCGACCGCGACCGTCGCCTGCGCGACCCTGGCGTACGCCGCCTACCGCTCGCGGACAGAGCTCACCCGACGCACCATCGCGACGACCGCAGCCACCGGCGCGCTCGTCTTCGCCCTCCAGATGGTCAGCTACCCGGTGAGCACCGGGACGAGCGGGCACCTCATGGGCGGTGTCCTTGCCGCCGCGCTCGTCGGCCCGTGGCTCGGGATGATGAGCGTGACGCTCGTCCTCGTGGTCCAGGCGACACTCTTCGCCGACGGCGGGATCACTGCGCTCGGCACGAACACGCTCCTCATGGCGGTGATCGGGACAGCAGCAGGCTGGGCCGTCACCCGTGGGGTCCAGCGTGCGCTCGGCGGTCGTCTCGCCGACACCCGCTACGCACCGCTCGCGGGAGGCGTCGGTGCGCTCGTGAGCGTGCCGGCGTCCGCGCTCGCCTTCGTCGCGCTCTTCGCCTTCGGGGGCACAGCCACGGTCCCGCTCGGAGAGCTCACCGCCTCGATGCGCTCGGTGCACGCGCTCATCGGGCTCGGCGAAGGGCTCATCACCGCGCTCGTCCTCGCCCTCGTCCTGGCCGTCGCCCCGGGCGTCGCCCGCATCGACGCGCGACGCCAGAGCGCGGCTGCGCTCGTGCACGCACCCGTCGGACGCGCCGTCGGGGCGCTCTCCGGGATCGCGGCCGTCAGCGCGGTCGTCCTCTCGTCCTTCGCGGCAGCGGCCCCTGACGGCCTCGAGGCGACCGCCGCCGAGCTCGGCTTCCTCGACGTGGCCGGGCCGCATGCTCTGGCTGCGCTCCCGCTCGCGGACTACGGCGCGACGAGCGGGAGCCCCGTCGGCGTCGCCGGGCTGCTCGGCACCGTCATGGTCGCTGCGCTCTCGACAGTGCTGCTCGCGGCGGTGCGCGAGCGTGTCGCAGCGCCCGTCACGGTACGGAGCGGGTCCGACGCTCGTGCGCGGTGA
- a CDS encoding WXG100 family type VII secretion target, translated as MSKFGVDVSQVAGASTAVNISVTSIRTEVATMMRNLTDLQGSWTGGAAATFSGVVAQWQVTQTQVESGLDAITAALSRTATTYEDAESMAAGHFAL; from the coding sequence ATGAGCAAGTTCGGCGTCGACGTCAGCCAGGTGGCCGGTGCGAGCACGGCCGTGAACATCTCGGTCACGTCTATCCGCACCGAGGTGGCCACGATGATGCGCAACCTCACCGATCTCCAGGGCTCGTGGACGGGCGGGGCTGCGGCGACCTTCTCGGGTGTCGTCGCCCAGTGGCAGGTCACCCAGACCCAGGTGGAGTCCGGGCTCGACGCCATCACCGCGGCGCTGAGCCGCACCGCCACGACGTACGAGGACGCAGAGAGCATGGCCGCAGGGCACTTCGCGCTCTAG
- a CDS encoding response regulator transcription factor, whose amino-acid sequence MTQPEARLVVVDDETNIRELLSTSLRFAGFEVFAAADGMSALTLIRDTEPDLVVLDVMLPDMDGFTVTRRLREKGQHMPVLFLTARDDTQDKITGLTVGGDDYVTKPFSLEEVVARIRAVLRRTQPTPVDDAVLRFADLELDEDSHEVRRAGRTVELSPTEFKLLRYLMLNPGRVLSKSQILDHVWQYDWGGDANIVESYISYLRRKIDNAPLPDGSTLEPLIATKRGVGYLLRQPAPKRSA is encoded by the coding sequence ATGACGCAACCTGAAGCGCGCCTGGTCGTCGTCGACGACGAGACCAACATCCGCGAGCTGCTCTCCACCTCCTTGCGGTTCGCGGGCTTCGAGGTCTTCGCAGCAGCCGACGGCATGAGCGCCCTCACGCTCATCCGCGACACGGAACCCGACCTCGTGGTGCTCGACGTCATGCTCCCGGACATGGACGGCTTCACCGTCACGCGCCGGCTCCGAGAGAAGGGCCAGCACATGCCGGTCCTGTTCCTCACGGCGCGCGACGACACGCAGGACAAGATCACCGGCCTCACGGTCGGCGGCGACGACTACGTCACCAAACCGTTCAGCCTCGAAGAGGTGGTCGCGCGCATCCGTGCTGTCCTGCGTCGGACCCAGCCCACACCCGTCGACGACGCTGTGCTGCGCTTCGCGGACCTCGAGCTCGACGAGGACTCTCACGAGGTGCGGCGCGCAGGGCGCACCGTCGAGCTCTCCCCGACCGAGTTCAAGCTTCTGCGCTATCTCATGCTCAACCCCGGGCGCGTGCTCTCGAAGTCGCAGATCCTCGATCACGTGTGGCAGTACGACTGGGGCGGCGACGCGAACATCGTCGAGTCCTACATCTCGTACCTGAGACGAAAGATCGACAACGCGCCCCTGCCCGACGGCTCCACGCTCGAGCCACTCATCGCCACGAAGCGCGGGGTGGGGTACCTGCTGCGTCAGCCGGCGCCCAAGCGGTCGGCATGA
- a CDS encoding sensor histidine kinase: MSTEIRPAGMGPVPPPPPESRDRTQDLDEAELEDTERAGLSDEGRHVGPILSAWARTPLRVRLVGIVTLVLLASLAIAAAVTNTLVSRTLEAQIDSQLESTAEQLANQALASLSTEQEQTLPSDYYIVLFPYSGRSRGWYQAENVELHGVPKVGPYTFANSDIPPGPFTTAAVNISGSDIPSDAQWRVIALTASSGGEDQGIVFVGLPLDSVRDTVGQIQKLLAISALVITTLGAAVGYLAVRQSFRPLGEIERTAAAIAEGDLSRRVPQAPSSTEVGSLARSLNSMLSQIEQAFDAREASEARMRRFIADASHELRTPLATVRGYGELYRMGALTTPEALSDTMRRIEDSATRMGSLVEDLLRLARLDEGRPLDNVPVDLAVVASDAMSDLHALDPSRQVRLVPLQPDGQTGACVVVGDEGRLRQVLANLVGNAARHTPRGTPVEVALGFDTDDDGERTAVLEVRDHGPGIPSEHGERVFERFFRVDSSRNRDSGGSGLGLAIVAAIVERLGGAARVQETPGGGLTVRIELPAAAEA; the protein is encoded by the coding sequence ATGAGCACCGAGATCCGGCCCGCCGGCATGGGTCCGGTCCCGCCTCCACCCCCGGAGAGCAGGGACCGGACCCAGGACCTCGACGAGGCCGAGCTCGAGGACACCGAGCGGGCCGGCCTCAGCGACGAGGGCCGGCACGTCGGGCCGATCCTCTCCGCCTGGGCTCGCACCCCGCTCCGGGTCCGGCTCGTGGGGATCGTCACCCTCGTGCTGCTCGCGAGCCTCGCGATCGCGGCCGCCGTGACGAACACGCTCGTGTCGAGGACGCTCGAGGCGCAGATCGACAGCCAGCTCGAGAGCACGGCCGAGCAGCTCGCCAACCAGGCGCTGGCGTCCCTGTCGACGGAGCAGGAGCAGACGCTCCCCAGCGACTACTACATCGTCCTGTTCCCGTACTCCGGACGCTCCCGGGGCTGGTACCAGGCGGAGAACGTCGAGCTCCACGGCGTGCCCAAGGTGGGCCCGTACACGTTCGCGAACTCCGACATCCCGCCGGGCCCGTTCACGACGGCGGCCGTCAACATCTCCGGCTCGGACATCCCGTCCGACGCCCAGTGGCGGGTCATCGCGCTCACCGCGAGCTCAGGGGGCGAAGACCAGGGCATCGTCTTCGTCGGGCTGCCGCTCGACTCGGTCCGCGACACCGTCGGGCAGATCCAGAAGCTCCTGGCGATCTCCGCGCTGGTGATCACCACGCTCGGTGCGGCGGTGGGCTACCTCGCCGTCCGCCAGTCGTTCCGGCCGCTCGGTGAGATCGAACGGACCGCTGCGGCGATCGCGGAGGGCGACCTCAGCCGCCGTGTGCCGCAGGCACCGTCGTCCACCGAGGTGGGCAGCCTCGCCCGCTCGCTCAACTCGATGCTCTCCCAGATCGAGCAGGCCTTCGACGCACGCGAGGCCTCCGAGGCACGGATGCGGCGCTTCATCGCTGACGCCAGCCACGAGCTGCGCACCCCGCTCGCGACGGTCCGCGGCTACGGCGAGCTCTACCGGATGGGTGCGCTGACCACGCCGGAGGCGCTCTCGGACACGATGCGCCGCATCGAGGACTCGGCCACGCGCATGGGCTCGCTCGTCGAGGATCTCCTGCGGCTCGCCAGGCTCGACGAAGGGCGCCCGCTCGACAACGTCCCCGTCGACCTCGCCGTGGTCGCCTCGGACGCGATGAGCGACCTGCACGCGCTCGACCCCTCGCGACAGGTGCGGCTCGTCCCGCTGCAGCCGGACGGTCAGACGGGTGCGTGCGTCGTCGTCGGCGACGAGGGCCGGCTCCGGCAGGTGCTGGCGAACCTCGTCGGCAACGCCGCACGGCACACACCGCGGGGCACACCGGTCGAGGTCGCGCTCGGTTTCGACACCGACGACGACGGCGAGCGCACGGCGGTGCTCGAGGTGCGTGACCACGGGCCGGGCATCCCGTCTGAGCACGGCGAACGGGTCTTCGAGCGGTTCTTCCGGGTCGACTCGTCCCGCAACCGCGACTCCGGCGGTTCGGGCCTGGGGCTCGCGATCGTCGCAGCGATCGTCGAGCGTCTCGGCGGTGCAGCGCGGGTGCAGGAGACGCCGGGCGGTGGGCTCACCGTGCGGATCGAGCTGCCCGCAGCTGCGGAGGCGTAG
- a CDS encoding TPM domain-containing protein, with amino-acid sequence MTSRHAVRTLLVVMFLALGGLVASPASASDPMNVPADITDEADVLGSDTAAVQADLDQLRDETDMQLFVVFVDEFDGEDPVDWAQETYSLSGMGTQDALLAVAIDERQYGLAISLDAPITDAQYDDLAAAIEDELADDDWAGSVSAAVSVLSADVNGGASGSLVTWLFVGGLVLIALLLALAWMASKRRGRATASGTGPRDELSKLSTTDLNQRASGALVAIDDELKTSEQELGFAQAQFGDAATAAFTRTLADAKSKVTRAFTLRQQLDDSTPETEPQAREIMAEIIGLCADASESLAADAKTFDELRDLEARVPQVLAETTERATTLRARLAPARATLTTLAVTHPASALASVSLNADQAEQLLDAAAESVRAGEASVAAGDRGTAVAHARAATHAAAQASVLLDAVASADEDLALASSRLDGALVSIQSDLVDARTIGADDPAVGAAASRAEAAVSAAQAARAGGDALAAIRDLTAAEASLDAALAPAREDAERQDRAAALLRETLGRVESQVRAVDSFISTRKGAVGPEARTRLSEAVRLLGEARALGPVDATAALEQARLAEQMVVSAQQLAQADVSRWEDQQRGFGGSGGVGGRGGGNVGGMVLGGILIDSLLRGGGGFGGGGFGGGRGGGFSGGGRGGGGGFSGGGGGGRGGGGGRGGGSRGRGGRF; translated from the coding sequence GTGACGTCCCGTCACGCGGTGCGCACGCTGCTGGTCGTGATGTTTCTCGCCCTCGGCGGGCTCGTCGCGTCGCCGGCGAGCGCATCCGACCCGATGAACGTGCCGGCGGACATCACCGACGAGGCGGACGTCCTCGGCAGCGACACAGCGGCGGTGCAGGCGGACCTCGACCAGCTCCGCGACGAGACGGACATGCAGCTCTTCGTCGTGTTCGTCGACGAGTTCGACGGAGAGGACCCCGTTGACTGGGCACAAGAGACGTACAGCCTGTCCGGCATGGGCACGCAGGACGCGCTGCTCGCCGTCGCGATCGACGAGCGCCAGTACGGCCTGGCGATCTCCCTCGACGCGCCCATCACGGACGCGCAGTACGACGACCTCGCCGCAGCGATCGAAGACGAGCTCGCAGACGACGACTGGGCCGGTTCGGTGAGCGCTGCGGTGAGCGTCCTAAGTGCCGACGTGAACGGCGGTGCGTCAGGCAGCCTCGTGACCTGGCTCTTCGTGGGCGGGCTCGTCCTCATCGCGCTCCTGCTCGCGCTGGCCTGGATGGCGAGCAAGCGTCGCGGCAGAGCGACCGCGTCGGGCACAGGCCCGCGGGACGAGCTCTCGAAGCTGTCCACCACCGATCTCAACCAGCGCGCCAGCGGGGCCCTCGTCGCGATCGACGACGAGCTCAAGACGTCCGAGCAGGAGCTGGGGTTCGCGCAGGCACAGTTCGGTGACGCGGCGACGGCCGCGTTCACCCGGACGCTCGCCGACGCGAAGTCGAAGGTCACCCGCGCCTTCACGCTCCGCCAGCAGCTGGACGACTCGACCCCCGAGACCGAACCGCAGGCACGAGAGATCATGGCGGAGATCATCGGCCTGTGCGCCGATGCCTCCGAGTCGCTCGCTGCCGACGCGAAGACGTTCGACGAGCTCCGCGACCTCGAGGCCAGGGTCCCGCAGGTCCTCGCCGAGACCACCGAGCGCGCGACGACGCTCCGCGCTCGCCTCGCCCCGGCCCGCGCCACCCTCACGACGCTCGCGGTCACCCATCCTGCGTCGGCCCTCGCGTCGGTCTCGCTCAACGCCGACCAGGCTGAGCAGCTTCTCGACGCGGCTGCGGAGTCGGTCCGGGCCGGCGAGGCGAGCGTCGCAGCAGGCGACCGTGGGACAGCGGTGGCCCACGCCCGTGCCGCCACCCACGCAGCAGCGCAGGCCAGCGTGCTGCTCGACGCGGTCGCCAGCGCCGACGAGGATCTCGCGCTCGCAAGCTCGCGGCTCGACGGAGCGCTCGTCTCGATCCAGTCCGACCTCGTGGACGCCCGCACCATCGGCGCAGACGACCCCGCTGTCGGGGCTGCCGCGTCGCGTGCCGAGGCTGCTGTGTCCGCCGCGCAGGCAGCGCGCGCGGGCGGCGACGCCCTGGCTGCGATCCGTGACCTCACCGCGGCGGAGGCCAGCCTCGACGCAGCGCTCGCCCCCGCTCGGGAGGACGCAGAGCGCCAGGACCGAGCGGCGGCGCTGCTGCGCGAGACGCTCGGGCGCGTCGAGTCCCAGGTCCGCGCTGTGGACAGCTTCATCTCGACGCGCAAGGGAGCCGTCGGGCCGGAAGCACGCACGCGGCTCTCCGAGGCAGTCCGGCTGCTCGGCGAGGCCCGCGCGCTCGGCCCCGTCGACGCGACGGCCGCGCTCGAGCAGGCACGCCTGGCGGAGCAGATGGTCGTCTCGGCGCAGCAGCTCGCTCAGGCCGACGTCAGCCGGTGGGAAGACCAGCAACGAGGCTTCGGCGGGAGCGGAGGCGTCGGTGGACGGGGCGGCGGCAACGTGGGCGGGATGGTCCTCGGCGGTATCCTCATCGACTCGCTCCTGCGTGGCGGCGGCGGCTTCGGCGGCGGTGGCTTCGGTGGCGGGCGCGGTGGCGGCTTCAGCGGCGGTGGCCGCGGTGGCGGTGGCGGCTTCAGCGGCGGTGGCGGAGGCGGTCGTGGCGGCGGTGGCGGTCGGGGCGGCGGGAGCCGCGGACGAGGGGGACGCTTCTAG
- a CDS encoding NYN domain-containing protein gives MSGTELHTVRPTYLLVDGENIDATLGMNVLGHRPNPEERPRWDRITEFASSLWGQPVTPLFFLNASSGQMPMPFVQALLAMGYRPIPLAGASHEKVVDIGIQRTLEAIADVDGDVLLASHDGDFLPQVETLLDGNRKVGILCFREFVNSRLGELASRGLKFYDLEDSVGAFTTQLPRVRIIPIEEFNPLRYI, from the coding sequence ATGTCCGGCACAGAACTGCACACAGTGCGCCCCACGTACCTTCTCGTCGACGGCGAGAACATCGACGCCACGCTCGGCATGAACGTGCTGGGGCACCGCCCGAACCCAGAAGAGCGACCGCGCTGGGACCGCATCACGGAGTTTGCCTCGTCGTTGTGGGGTCAGCCGGTCACGCCGCTGTTCTTCCTCAACGCGTCCTCCGGGCAGATGCCCATGCCGTTCGTCCAGGCGCTGCTCGCGATGGGCTACCGGCCGATCCCGCTGGCGGGCGCGAGCCACGAGAAGGTCGTCGACATCGGTATCCAGCGCACGCTGGAAGCGATCGCCGACGTCGACGGCGACGTCCTGCTCGCGAGCCACGACGGCGACTTCCTCCCGCAGGTCGAGACGCTCCTCGACGGGAACCGCAAGGTCGGGATCCTCTGCTTCCGCGAGTTCGTCAACAGCCGCCTCGGTGAGCTGGCCTCGCGGGGCCTGAAGTTCTACGACCTCGAAGACAGCGTCGGGGCGTTCACGACGCAGCTGCCGCGCGTGCGGATCATCCCGATCGAGGAGTTCAACCCGCTGCGCTACATCTGA
- a CDS encoding HD domain-containing protein, protein MPPGSADAPQWLLSSWVRSCTAAGATAPVADIQRVGNALLDRWSEPCRVYHTVRHLADVLSRVDELAEETHEPDLVRLAAWYHGAIFNAASNVAYAAHGGEDEVASAALAREELLGLGVPDRDAERVTSLVTALVRHKSIPQDFDCAVLCDADMGILATEPQRYKAYLEDIRKEYEHIPLRDYLTARHRILTKLLGRKALYASPLGSAWEEAARQNLGAEASRIAKELRRLDAAPPSAAAS, encoded by the coding sequence ATGCCTCCTGGCAGCGCAGATGCGCCTCAGTGGCTGTTGTCCTCATGGGTCCGGAGCTGTACGGCGGCTGGCGCCACCGCACCCGTCGCCGACATCCAGCGGGTCGGGAACGCTCTGCTCGACCGGTGGAGCGAGCCGTGCCGGGTCTATCACACGGTCCGGCACTTGGCCGACGTTCTCAGCCGCGTCGACGAGCTCGCTGAAGAGACGCACGAACCCGACCTCGTACGACTGGCCGCCTGGTACCACGGGGCGATCTTCAACGCAGCGTCCAACGTGGCGTACGCCGCCCACGGCGGCGAGGACGAGGTCGCGAGCGCGGCGCTCGCCCGCGAGGAGCTCCTCGGCCTCGGGGTCCCGGACCGCGACGCGGAGCGCGTGACGTCGCTCGTCACCGCGCTCGTGCGGCACAAGTCCATCCCGCAGGACTTCGACTGCGCGGTGCTCTGCGACGCGGACATGGGGATCCTTGCGACGGAGCCGCAGCGCTACAAGGCGTACCTCGAGGACATCCGCAAGGAGTACGAGCACATCCCGCTCCGGGACTACCTCACGGCACGGCACCGGATCCTCACGAAGCTCCTCGGCCGCAAGGCCCTCTACGCGAGCCCGCTCGGGTCGGCGTGGGAAGAGGCTGCGCGCCAGAACCTCGGGGCCGAGGCGTCGCGCATCGCGAAGGAGCTGCGCCGGCTCGACGCCGCGCCGCCCAGCGCTGCTGCGTCGTAG
- a CDS encoding DUF4031 domain-containing protein: MTVLLDSPLWPKHSTVWGHLVSDESLDELHAFAREAGLPPRSFDLDHYDVPAERYEALVLLGAVRVERRELVRRLRGSGLRVTAHERRTRSVP; the protein is encoded by the coding sequence GTGACCGTTCTCCTCGACTCTCCCCTGTGGCCCAAGCACTCGACCGTCTGGGGACACCTCGTGAGCGACGAGTCGCTCGACGAGCTGCACGCGTTCGCCCGGGAGGCGGGCCTGCCCCCGCGCAGCTTCGATCTCGACCACTACGACGTCCCCGCGGAACGCTACGAGGCGCTCGTGCTGCTCGGCGCGGTGCGCGTCGAGCGTCGCGAGCTCGTCCGACGGCTGCGCGGTTCAGGTCTGCGCGTCACCGCGCACGAGCGTCGGACCCGCTCCGTACCGTGA